From Herbiconiux flava, one genomic window encodes:
- a CDS encoding ABC transporter permease: MSAATTAPAAARVTLQPVPDARLRFTGLLRSEWIKLTTLRSTVWAYAILIALQIGMGVLLVLTQTGEMSAAAGSDAAAAAQAAVQVSTLGILFNQLVISVLGVLVITGEYGTGQIRSSLTAVPKRLPVLWAKALVFSVTSFVVGLVAVFASYAVTWPMLQANGVESDLGDVEVWGHLVGAAGYLALIGLVAFFLGALLRHTAGGIAAAVGLLLVVPSVISFISADWASVLADWLPGSVGQTLFFGGGVFEPWQAVLVMLGWIALFAVPAAVLMRRRDA; this comes from the coding sequence ATGAGCGCCGCGACGACCGCTCCCGCCGCTGCACGGGTGACGCTCCAGCCGGTTCCGGATGCGCGGCTGCGCTTCACCGGACTCCTCCGCAGCGAGTGGATCAAGCTGACCACCCTGCGCTCCACCGTCTGGGCCTACGCCATCCTGATCGCCCTGCAGATCGGCATGGGCGTGCTGCTCGTGCTCACCCAGACCGGTGAGATGTCGGCGGCGGCCGGATCCGACGCCGCTGCCGCAGCTCAGGCGGCGGTGCAGGTGTCGACCCTCGGCATCCTCTTCAACCAGCTCGTGATCTCGGTGCTCGGCGTGCTCGTCATCACCGGGGAGTACGGCACCGGGCAGATCCGTTCGAGCCTGACCGCCGTGCCCAAGCGCCTTCCGGTGCTCTGGGCGAAGGCCCTGGTGTTCAGCGTCACGAGCTTCGTCGTCGGACTGGTCGCCGTGTTCGCCAGCTACGCCGTCACCTGGCCGATGCTGCAGGCGAACGGCGTCGAGAGCGACCTCGGCGACGTCGAGGTCTGGGGTCACCTCGTCGGCGCCGCCGGCTACCTCGCCCTGATCGGGCTGGTCGCCTTCTTCCTCGGTGCGCTGCTGCGGCACACCGCGGGCGGGATCGCCGCGGCCGTCGGGCTGCTGCTCGTTGTGCCCTCGGTGATCTCGTTCATCTCGGCCGACTGGGCATCCGTCCTCGCCGACTGGCTGCCGGGCTCGGTGGGCCAGACGCTGTTCTTCGGCGGCGGGGTCTTCGAGCCCTGGCAGGCGGTGCTGGTTATGCTCGGGTGGATCGCCCTGTTCGCAGTGCCCGCGGCGGTCCTGATGCGCCGGAGGGATGCCTGA
- a CDS encoding sensor histidine kinase has translation MTTGPSGPGIRSSAPAVPPPGAEDLRLPKPPGFIRSFFNRHPWLLDGLIAGTYAVPMGVWALASAVAVLVGSPFGDDPVTSSPLFPALLLYGAAAVAVALLFRRHVPVITAAICIGAMLLPSPDGPQLDVSPVMFALYALAVYRTTRSAWIGTGVAAGVGVLATALQTGDPVSTVAFGILIAFLCVISTLVGITFGNRRRYIDALLERAAQLARERDQRAQLAVASERARIAREMHDIVAHSLTVIVALSDGAEASLARSGTAPASAQEAVRQTGVTARRALTDMRRSLGVLADDESGPGIAGSSPAALAPQPGVADLPELIATFRAAGLPVRFTSIGEPPADSVLQLTVYRVVQEALTNALRYAMDVDRVDVELRYDVTGISITVLDDGIDPARGAASEGSGRGLIGVRERVQVHGGTVSAGPLGTRGWRVAARLGDPVPAPLPVPAPQPVPVPDPATAPTPLPQEGTP, from the coding sequence GTGACGACGGGGCCCTCGGGCCCGGGCATCCGGTCCTCGGCGCCGGCGGTACCCCCGCCCGGCGCCGAGGACCTGCGGCTGCCCAAGCCGCCGGGCTTCATCCGCTCCTTCTTCAACCGGCACCCGTGGCTGCTCGACGGTCTGATCGCCGGAACCTACGCCGTGCCGATGGGCGTCTGGGCCCTCGCATCGGCCGTGGCCGTGCTGGTCGGCTCGCCGTTCGGCGACGACCCGGTGACGAGCAGCCCGCTCTTCCCGGCGCTGCTGCTCTACGGGGCGGCGGCCGTGGCGGTGGCGCTGCTGTTCCGGCGGCACGTCCCGGTGATCACGGCGGCGATCTGCATCGGCGCGATGCTGCTGCCCTCGCCCGACGGGCCGCAGCTCGACGTGTCGCCCGTGATGTTCGCGCTGTACGCCCTGGCCGTCTACCGGACGACCCGCTCGGCCTGGATCGGCACCGGCGTCGCCGCCGGCGTCGGGGTGCTCGCGACGGCGCTGCAGACCGGCGACCCGGTCTCGACGGTGGCCTTCGGCATCCTGATCGCATTCCTCTGCGTGATCTCGACCCTCGTGGGCATCACCTTCGGCAACCGGCGCCGGTACATCGACGCCCTGCTCGAGCGGGCCGCTCAGCTGGCCCGCGAGCGCGACCAGCGGGCCCAGCTCGCGGTGGCTTCGGAGCGGGCCCGCATCGCCCGGGAGATGCACGACATCGTGGCGCACAGCCTGACGGTGATCGTCGCCCTGAGCGACGGCGCCGAGGCGAGTCTCGCCCGCTCGGGCACCGCCCCGGCGTCGGCGCAGGAGGCCGTGCGCCAGACCGGCGTCACGGCCCGGAGGGCGCTCACCGACATGCGCCGCTCGCTCGGCGTGCTCGCCGACGACGAGAGCGGCCCGGGGATCGCCGGATCGTCGCCCGCCGCCCTCGCCCCGCAGCCCGGCGTCGCCGACCTGCCGGAGCTCATCGCCACCTTCCGCGCGGCCGGTCTCCCGGTGCGCTTCACGAGCATCGGCGAGCCGCCCGCCGACTCGGTGCTGCAGCTCACCGTCTATCGGGTGGTGCAGGAGGCCCTGACCAACGCGCTCCGCTACGCGATGGACGTCGACCGGGTCGACGTCGAGCTTCGCTACGACGTGACCGGCATCTCGATCACGGTGCTCGACGACGGCATCGACCCGGCGCGCGGGGCCGCCTCCGAAGGCTCGGGCCGCGGCCTGATCGGGGTGCGCGAACGCGTGCAGGTGCACGGCGGCACGGTCAGCGCCGGGCCGCTCGGCACCCGCGGCTGGCGCGTGGCGGCGCGGCTCGGCGATCCGGTGCCCGCGCCGCTACCTGTGCCAGCGCCGCAGCCCGTTCCCGTGCCGGATCCCGCGACCGCACCCACACCGCTCCCTCAGGAAGGCACCCCATGA
- a CDS encoding response regulator produces MTDAPARIRVLLVDDQQLIRLGMRMVIESYDDLEVVGEAGDGREAIAATARLTPDVVLMDVRMPGLDGIEATRAIVAANPTSRIIILTTFDLDEYAFAGLSAGASGFLLKDAQPAELVAAIRAVSSGDAAVSPRVTRKLLELFGPQLPAGGADARPAAPAPGSPGAAPALLATLTEREHEVLVAMAEGLTNSEIAARFFLSESTVKTHVGRVLMKLELRDRVQAVIFAYGAGLV; encoded by the coding sequence ATGACCGACGCCCCCGCCCGCATCCGGGTGCTCCTCGTCGACGACCAGCAGCTCATCCGCCTCGGCATGCGCATGGTGATCGAGTCGTACGACGACCTCGAGGTCGTGGGCGAGGCCGGCGACGGCCGTGAGGCCATCGCCGCCACCGCCCGGCTCACCCCCGACGTCGTGCTGATGGACGTGCGGATGCCCGGCCTCGACGGCATCGAGGCCACCCGCGCGATCGTGGCGGCGAACCCCACCAGCCGCATCATCATCCTCACCACCTTCGACCTCGACGAGTACGCCTTCGCCGGGCTCTCCGCGGGCGCCAGCGGCTTCCTGCTGAAGGACGCCCAGCCGGCCGAGCTCGTCGCCGCCATCCGCGCCGTCTCGTCAGGAGACGCCGCCGTCTCGCCCCGGGTCACCCGCAAGCTGCTCGAACTGTTCGGCCCCCAGCTGCCGGCGGGTGGGGCGGATGCCCGCCCCGCCGCCCCCGCCCCGGGCAGCCCGGGCGCCGCTCCCGCGCTCCTCGCGACCCTCACCGAACGTGAGCACGAGGTGCTCGTCGCCATGGCGGAGGGCCTGACGAACTCGGAGATCGCGGCGCGCTTCTTCCTGTCGGAGTCGACGGTGAAGACCCACGTGGGGCGGGTGCTGATGAAGCTCGAGCTGCGCGACCGGGTGCAGGCCGTCATCTTCGCCTACGGGGCCGGGCTGGTCTGA